A single Cannabis sativa cultivar Pink pepper isolate KNU-18-1 chromosome 7, ASM2916894v1, whole genome shotgun sequence DNA region contains:
- the LOC115696515 gene encoding uncharacterized protein LOC115696515, whose amino-acid sequence MKIVSWNARGIGSDRAFRNLSRLVSTSSPTILFIMESRLVKNAINFVKTKLHFDSGLEMLRVGRSGGLLLLWTNDVKVTLCSQSISHFDCYVLCAITNVSFHLTCFYGSPVDSLKPHTWPILKRIGRDNPRDPWLLIGDFNAFLFSHDKKGGNPDRGPSSNFRQLLDSFNLSPIDPVGPSLTWNNNVAHPKNIQERLDWGIINSPWVNLFPNAALNHLGFYGSDHRALKLVTSTIPGTGSRNHSKRFHFENVWLQDPDWDRIFDQSWTKPSTAEEAIPNLIATQSLCAQKLNNWNHKKFQFQKANQ is encoded by the coding sequence ATGAAGATTGTGAGCTGGAATGCACGTGGAATTGGGAGTGATCGTGCATTCCGGAATCTCTCCCGTTTAGTGTCTACTAGTAGTCCTACTATTTTGTTTATTATGGAATCTCGGCTTGTAAAGAATGCTATTAATTTTGTGAAAACCAAGCTCCATTTTGATTCGGGCTTAGAAATGCTTAGGGTTGGTAGAAGCGGGGGCTTACTTTTGTTATGGACTAATGATGTAAAAGTCACTCTATGTTCTCAATCTATAAGTCATTTTGATTGTTATGTGTTGTGTGCCATTACTAATGTCTCGTTTCACCTCACTTGCTTTTACGGCTCTCCCGTCGACTCTCTTAAACCTCACACTTGGCCAATTCTGAAAAGGATCGGCCGGGATAATCCCCGTGACCCTTGGCTTCTCATTGGTGATTTTAATGCTTTCCTCTTCTCCCATGACAAAAAAGGGGGTAATCCTGACAGGGGCCCTTCTTCGAATTTTAGACAGTTATTGGACTCCTTTAATCTTTCCCCGATTGACCCCGTGGGACCCTCTCTCACCTGGAACAACAATGTGGCCCACCCAAAAAATATCCAAGAGCGGTTGGACTGGGGGATCATCAACAGTCCTTGGGTAAATCTTTTTCCTAATGCCGCTCTTAACCACTTGGGTTTCTATGGGTCTGACCACAGAGCCTTGAAATTAGTCACATCTACCATTCCGGGAACTGGGTCAAGGAATCATAGTAAGCGATTTCATTTTGAGAATGTGTGGCTCCAGGACCCGGACTGGGATAGAATTTTCGATCAGTCTTGGACTAAACCCTCAACCGCGGAGGAAGCTATCCCTAATCTCATCGCTACCCAATCCTTGTGCGCTCAAAAGCTCAACAATTGGAATCACaaaaaatttcaatttcaaaaagCAAATCAGTAA